The window GCTACCTCATGGTGCCTTTATATAGCAAACCCGAGTTACATGTGTTCGACTTAAAACACTAACCCTCCGTATACATCAAGCCCAACTATAGCCCTATACACATGTTCCACACCTTTCTCTAGTTTATTTTGGACTTAAAACACTTGGATCTCCTGGCTGCATGgattggaaatggaagaactgACCAAAGGCTTTACATGGGCAATATCAGGGTCATGTCAAGAAGCCCACCATCATTCTTGAAGCAGTTGCATCACAGGATCTTTGGATTAAGCACGCTTTCTTTGGCATGCCCGggtctcacaatgacatcaatgtgTTGCAATGATCGTCGTTGTTTGTGAGGCTTACTGAAGGAAAAGCTCCTCCTTGCCACTATCCTGTCAATGAACATGAGTACAACATGGGCTACTATTTGGTTGACGGTAGCTATCCTCCATGGGCTACCTTTATCTGCACCATCTCAAACCCAGTTGCCTAGACAAAGTCTCACTTTGCCCAAAGACACGAAGCATATAGAAAGGATGTCGAGAGGGCATTTGGAGTTCTGCAGGCCCGCATTGCAGTTGTTCGTGGACCTGCTAAACAATGGTATCCGAAAACCTTATGGGAGGTGATGACATGTTGTGTGATCATGAACAACATGGTCGTCGAGGATGAGAGTGACAATGCTGCCGCGGCTCTGGAATTTGAGAACATGGGTGATCCTATCCAACTTCTGGACCAGAATCCAGCCACATTTGAAGAGTTTATTCAAATGCATCAACAAATTCGGATCGACCAACTCACGAGCAGCCGAAGGAAGATCTAATTGAGCATCAGTGGGCGGTGAAAGGGACAACAATGTTGAGATGTAAATACTTGAACTTTTTAAATTTGAACTAGTGGTGCATGCGGCTATTTGATCGTGCGGACTTGGAAAAAAATAAGGAGGGCCGGATGTATGCGGCTACAGTTGGATGGCGTCCTCCCGCATCTGTACATGCGTTGTACAAAGGGCAATTGACATGCGTCGTACAAAGGGCAATAGAGTTAAGTAAGGTGGAACTCATATAGGGCGACTAAGCACAAAAATGGCATAAACACACattaaagaaataaaataaatatgcATCCGTTGAATTCCTATGTCGTATTTAAATAATTGCAAAGGCATGTGCAAATGAAACCATATTTACTAGATTAGAAGTCACTGGGCATTTGGGGTTTCATACCTCTAGTTCTTCTCGTTCCTCTCTACGTCTCCATGGGTTTTCTCCATCTATTTTCAATAGCCTATCCATCCATGCTTCCTGTGTTACATGCAATTTACACGATTAGGTCATTGTGAAAAGTAAACTGAGAAACGATAAACACCCACATCCCGAGGCATGACCACAGGCAGTCCTTCTCATTTACTAAATCGACATGGTACAATCAACGACAAGTCCATCGAGGTCGTCAGACGCGTCTCGACCATCGCGCCATGGCTAGTCCGGTCATTCTTGCTAAAGGCGCCTAGACCGCCACCTTGTGGTTTTGTGTCTAGCCTACTAGCTTTGCCCAGTCTAATTTAGCTACCTCGTGGTGTCTTTATATAGCAAACCCGAATTACATGCGTTCAACTTAAACACTAACCCTCCACATACATCAGGCTCAACGATAGCCCTATACACATATTCCACACCAATTCTttttttttagagaaaaggcTTTATGTCCAACTTTATTGTAAAGCTGAATAGTACTGGTACGTCGGTACAGTAATCAGGGGGTTGACACTAATTTCTAACATCCTCTACTTAAGAGTTAATTAAGGTAGAAGTCATATAAGGTGACCGAGCACGTAAATGACATATACACATACACCAAACTGAAATATATGTGCATGCTTTGAATGCCCAGGTCGTCAAGACTCAAGATCATTGcaatagcatgtgcaaatgaaGCTATGGGTGATTACCTGTAATTACAAAGATGTAAATAAAAGGGCCTTTTGTAGTTGTGTACCTGTGATTCTTCTTGTCCTTGTTCTTCATTTGGTTCTTCTTCTGGTTCAAATATTACTTTACGGATGTGAGAAACCTTATATGCATTCTCTCTGCGGGACCTACGGACCAGAAGAGAAGAACCAGAAAGATACAGTTCCTCCAAGGCAGTAAGGTTTTGTATGCTGTCAGGAAAACATGTGATGTTGGGACAGTCTCTGATGTGAAGTTCTCGTAGGGAACTGAGCTGTCCTAGCCATTGCGGCAATGTATCTAGTCCTTTGCACTCGAGAAGCATTAGTACTCTCAGAGCAGTGAGGTTTCCCATACTTGCAGGCAATATTCTTAAATTGCGACAATCTTTTATGACCAAGACTTGTAGAGAAGTGAGATGTCTCAACCAATCCGGCAGTATCTCCAGGTCCTCCAATGACATCAAACTTAGCTTTTTGAGAGAGGTGAAGCAGCGAATGACATCTCGCAAGGCCCTCAAGCCGAGGCAGGAGGTCAATGAGAATTCTTCAAGAGTGGGGAATTGCTCTAGTCTACGCCACTTGCCTGGTTGAAAGAGGCAGTTTTTTATACCCATGCGACAAGGAAGAGAGGAAGATGAGAGTTCCCAAAATCCTAGTCTTGGTCCTACCAAAGCCTCGTTGCTATTGTCCAAGAACCAAAACATACTTCTTGGAGGATATGGTAGGAACTTTAACTTTGGGCAGTCCTTCAACTCTAGATTATGCAAATTAGGGATTAGAAATTCTCCATCTTCTTTGCCTGACAATGTTGTCCACCATTCGACCAAATTGTCCATCGACTTCAACTGCAGCAATCTTAATTTCGTACAAGTTCCACCCTCTCCATAAAATTCCTTGCCAATTTTCGTGACGTTGGGGATTTTCTGCAGATATAGACTTCTTAAATTTGGTAGCTGCCCAAACGGAGGAAGATTATCACATGCACCTAAATCGAAAAGACTCAGATAGGTAACAGAAGGGAGGTGGGAGGATATGTGCGACATCCAGTTAGGGAAACCCTTGCTCGTATACCCTTGTATCATAAACTGTTCAAGATTTCGAGCTGGTATGAGCCTCTCCAGAATAGATTCAGCCGAGCATTCATTAGCAATCATTTTCCGCTTGAGGGAAGCATTCATATACCTCTTGTTCCAGTGGAGAGCTAGCTGCCGAACACATGATTTATGACGCAGCTTGACTGTCTCTGCGTCTTTCAGTTTCTCCACACACTGAAGAGATCCAATTAACAGCTCACGGCAATTCACATGTGCAAGCTCCACTATACTGTTGCTCCCTGAAGGTCTCTGGCATACTCTATGTACCGTGCGGCCTGGCAATTTTAGGCGCTTCTTTATTTCCTGTGCCTCTCCAAACACCCTAGGATGCCCTGACGTGACCACAAATTGTGTGAGACTAGCCATTTCACTGATGCTATCTGGCAAGTGACGGAGAGCACCAGCAGAAATGTCCAATATTTGGAGATTAAGATCACCTACTGAGGAGGGGAGCTCTAGGATCCCTAAACAATATGACAAATTGAGACACTTCAGATTAGTCATCTTGCAGACTGACTCGGGCAACCGTGCTAGCCTGGGACAACTTGTTAGGTTCAAAGATTCAAGCTCTGAAAGGTCACCAAAACATTCAGGGAGTAATATAAGGGCACGACAATCTGAAAGGTTTAGGTCTTTCAAATGGTTCAATAGGCAAAATGATTCTGGTAGAACTGAAATCTTGTAGCAATCAGAAAGGTTCAAGAACCTAAGATTTTGAAGATTGCCGAAATCTTGTGGAAGGTTTTTTAACTCATGACAACCTGATAGATTTAAATGTTCTAAACACTCCAGGCTAAATTTGTCAGGAAGTTTGGTTAGCTTGGAACAACTTGACATGTTTAGGAATATGAGTTTCCTAAGAAGATTAAATTTGTCAGGAAGCTTACTAAGCCTTGCATTGCCAGCTAGATCCAAATAGCTAAGTTTGCTGAGGCTACAGATACTGTTAGACAAGGTTGCAAGTGAGCAATTGGACAGAATTAGAGTTTCCATATTTTGAAGTGTATGGAATGACTTAGGAAGTGATGTAATAGGCAAGGTAGAGGCATCGAGGTACCTAAGTAGCTTTAACTGAATAGTGGAAGATGGCAAAAGTTTTTTTCTCGGAGTTGATTGCCCCACAACTAAAGATCCACTTAGGTCCAAGACCCGTATATACTTGGTTCTAGAAAATGCCTTTTGCGGGAGCAGCTGTTTCTCTGAATGTCTTACATGCAAGGATCTGATGTTGCCTGGCAGATCATTGAAAACCTTATACTGATTCTGGTAGTTGATCAACTGTGCATGTCGGCAATAACGACGTTTTGCTTTCTTCCTACTCCTCGGTTCGGTAGCATTTAGAACAAGGCATTCATGTCCCAAAATTATCGTTGCAAGATCATGCACCAAATCATGCATGGTGAGCTCTCGAGGAGCATTGGCATGCACTGGACTTGACCTAATCTGCAGAGGGGAGTACTATAAATTTAGTCTTGTAAAAGAAGATGTAAACCCCACATGGTTATGCTTGGTTACCAGGTGAAGAATCCTTGTATGATAAACATTACTTATAAATTAGGGGCTGCAAGATAGTGACTAAACGAATGCACGAAATCTACGAGGCCCATCTAACACCCGTAACTGATAAGTAAATCTTCTAATGGTTAATTAGAAGGCTAATACCTTCCTCCCTTCCAACTCGACCTAACGGTTGATTAATCAAGTTGAATCTTGCTATTTAAAATATATTTTTCTGTTGGATGGCAGTGATAACATAAGGACATTGAACGTTCGGCATAAATCTATTGTGTCATCTCTACAGCAGCTCTAATAAATTGGAAGCGTCTATGGCCATGCATGATTTTCGAATATCACTGTATTTATCTAATTTAAAGATACCAAAGAATCCTAGAGTTATATCCAATCTAGTACATAATCTAGTATGATATATTATTATTAAAATCAAAATAAGAAAGTTCTCCAACAACATCATATTAAAATCAAAGAATAATAAAGAACCTAGAGCCAAAATATAATGTAAGCCATTAAATTCAAATGCAACAAAGTGAAACTAAACGCATTCCAAATTTAAATTTTGAAGTATGTTAAATTTTGAAATTTTAGAAGAGCGGGTATGGAAACATTTAACTAAGAATCTTGAAGTGAAAATAAATAAAGGCATAGACATAATCATGAACTGTAAGAGGGGATAATATATCCATATTTTCTGAATATCGAGTGTATAACAATCACATATAATTATAAATGTGTATCAATCGATTTTATTTACTAGGAAAGAAAACGGAGGAAGTATATTCGACACACCCAGCAAAACATGGGAAATACTGTTCAACACTTACCGCGGAAGATTTTGAAATTTGAAGAAAGGACATCCCCATAAGGTAGTTAATGCACCTTTTACCCTCGTCCCCTCCATGAATGTATCCAAGAGCCTTCCATTGCTGAATTAAACGATCACTGCCTATAACGAAGCCCTTGGGAAAGGCCGCCAAATATGCGAAGCACATTTTGAATTCCAGCTTCATGTAGTAATAGCTTAGCATGAGGCGTTCCAATGTGTCCTTGTGATCTCTGTGACCCAAATCAATGTTCGTATCCCTTATTTTTTGCCATGCCTCGACAGTCCTTACCTCGGACATTACTTGCCCAAGGGCAATTGCCA is drawn from Aegilops tauschii subsp. strangulata cultivar AL8/78 chromosome 1, Aet v6.0, whole genome shotgun sequence and contains these coding sequences:
- the LOC109763902 gene encoding uncharacterized protein isoform X1, with amino-acid sequence MSGFGEIIASAVGKQIASKLGELVTEEATLQWRFREDVDVMVDKMQDLEAVWRDADDKLRRRGGDGEAVRRWLTKFKSVAYDVEDVLDDLEATELLKKSQPKLKLFFSWNNQILQRVTMPHKLKNLRGEIEKIGKEGHDLNLVRNQERAEGSRNNETFVGSSDEGLKSGVVGRDMEKDKIIRLLLNYDANAREDISIVPIVGLGGLGKSTLAESVFVLDKMANNFEVRAWVHVSKEFDLGKIGRAILKSINSSINLDNCSLQVLQENLKKELAGRRYLIVLDDLWEEDGDKLERLKQMLQHGCKGSRVIVTTRNQSVVNKMNTGVLANQRKICPVPNSDQINLCVLSTDDCWEVMKQTTFGPDDDKSNLEEIGRKIAEKCGGVPLVAIALGQVMSEVRTVEAWQKIRDTNIDLGHRDHKDTLERLMLSYYYMKLEFKMCFAYLAAFPKGFVIGSDRLIQQWKALGYIHGGDEGKRCINYLMGMSFLQISKSSAIRSSPVHANAPRELTMHDLVHDLATIILGHECLVLNATEPRSRKKAKRRYCRHAQLINYQNQYKVFNDLPGNIRSLHVRHSEKQLLPQKAFSRTKYIRVLDLSGSLVVGQSTPRKKLLPSSTIQLKLLRYLDASTLPITSLPKSFHTLQNMETLILSNCSLATLSNSICSLSKLSYLDLAGNARLSKLPDKFNLLRKLIFLNMSSCSKLTKLPDKFSLECLEHLNLSGCHELKNLPQDFGNLQNLRFLNLSDCYKISVLPESFCLLNHLKDLNLSDCRALILLPECFGDLSELESLNLTSCPRLARLPESVCKMTNLKCLNLSYCLGILELPSSVGDLNLQILDISAGALRHLPDSISEMASLTQFVVTSGHPRVFGEAQEIKKRLKLPGRTVHRVCQRPSGSNSIVELAHVNCRELLIGSLQCVEKLKDAETVKLRHKSCVRQLALHWNKRYMNASLKRKMIANECSAESILERLIPARNLEQFMIQGYTSKGFPNWMSHISSHLPSVTYLSLFDLGACDNLPPFGQLPNLRSLYLQKIPNVTKIGKEFYGEGGTCTKLRLLQLKSMDNLVEWWTTLSGKEDGEFLIPNLHNLELKDCPKLKFLPYPPRSMFWFLDNSNEALVGPRLGFWELSSSSLPCRMGIKNCLFQPGKWRRLEQFPTLEEFSLTSCLGLRALRDVIRCFTSLKKLSLMSLEDLEILPDWLRHLTSLQVLVIKDCRNLRILPASMGNLTALRVLMLLECKGLDTLPQWLGQLSSLRELHIRDCPNITCFPDSIQNLTALEELYLSGSSLLVRRSRRENAYKVSHIRKVIFEPEEEPNEEQGQEESQEAWMDRLLKIDGENPWRRREEREELEEASMDRLSKKYGEGPSRHREERQELKESWMDRLWKKYGEGLLRHREEREELEEVRMDRLLKLFGGNARLIEEREELEEASMDRLSKRYQKGPSRHREEREELEEASMGRLSKRYQKGPSRHREEREELEEASMDRVSKRYQKGRSRHKEEREELESQMSNSDSEHLSHYGQEDSENEDDEQEDW
- the LOC109763902 gene encoding uncharacterized protein isoform X2, whose amino-acid sequence is MSGFGEIIASAVGKQIASKLGELVTEEATLQWRFREDVDVMVDKMQDLEAVWRDADDKLRRRGGDGEAVRRWLTKFKSVAYDVEDVLDDLEATELLKKSQPKLKLFFSWNNQILQRVTMPHKLKNLRGEIEKIGKEGHDLNLVRNQERAEGSRNNETFVGSSDEGLKSGVVGRDMEKDKIIRLLLNYDANAREDISIVPIVGLGGLGKSTLAESVFVLDKMANNFEVRAWVHVSKEFDLGKIGRAILKSINSSINLDNCSLQVLQENLKKELAGRRYLIVLDDLWEEDGDKLERLKQMLQHGCKGSRVIVTTRNQSVVNKMNTGVLANQRKICPVPNSDQINLCVLSTDDCWEVMKQTTFGPDDDKSNLEEIGRKIAEKCGGVPLVAIALGQVMSEVRTVEAWQKIRDTNIDLGHRDHKDTLERLMLSYYYMKLEFKMCFAYLAAFPKGFVIGSDRLIQQWKALGYIHGGDEGKRCINYLMGMSFLQISKSSAIRSSPVHANAPRELTMHDLVHDLATIILGHECLVLNATEPRSRKKAKRRYCRHAQLINYQNQYKVFNDLPGNIRSLHVRHSEKQLLPQKAFSRTKYIRVLDLSGSLVVGQSTPRKKLLPSSTIQLKLLRYLDASTLPITSLPKSFHTLQNMETLILSNCSLATLSNSICSLSKLSYLDLAGNARLSKLPDKFNLLRKLIFLNMSSCSKLTKLPDKFSLECLEHLNLSGCHELKNLPQDFGNLQNLRFLNLSDCYKISVLPESFCLLNHLKDLNLSDCRALILLPECFGDLSELESLNLTSCPRLARLPESVCKMTNLKCLNLSYCLGILELPSSVGDLNLQILDISAGALRHLPDSISEMASLTQFVVTSGHPRVFGEAQEIKKRLKLPGRTVHRVCQRPSGSNSIVELAHVNCRELLIGSLQCVEKLKDAETVKLRHKSCVRQLALHWNKRYMNASLKRKMIANECSAESILERLIPARNLEQFMIQGYTSKGFPNWMSHISSHLPSVTYLSLFDLGACDNLPPFGQLPNLRSLYLQKIPNVTKIGKEFYGEGGTCTKLRLLQLKSMDNLVEWWTTLSGKEDGEFLIPNLHNLELKDCPKLKFLPYPPRSMFWFLDNSNEALVGPRLGFWELSSSSLPCRMGIKNCLFQPGKWRRLEQFPTLEEFSLTSCLGLRALRDVIRCFTSLKKLSLMSLEDLEILPDWLRHLTSLQVLVIKDCRNLRILPASMGNLTALRVLMLLECKGLDTLPQWLGQLSSLRELHIRDCPNITCFPDSIQNLTALEELYLSGSSLLVRRSRRENAYKVSHIRKVIFEPEEEPNEEQGQEESQEAWMDRLLKIDGENPWRRREEREELEEASMDRLSKKYGEGPSRHREERQELKESWMDRLWKKYGEGLLRHREEREELEEASMDRLSKRYQKGPSRHREEREELEEASMGRLSKRYQKGPSRHREEREELEEASMDRVSKRYQKGRSRHKEEREELESQMSNSDSEHLSHYGQEDSENEDDEQEDW